DNA from Pecten maximus unplaced genomic scaffold, xPecMax1.1, whole genome shotgun sequence:
gtatttcagactattttttaatatgagattagacatgcccctgtggtctGATAAACAAATCTTTTAAATGCAAATTACCATTtttgatttattgattgaaaaGCTTTTCCTCGACCAGCGATGGAATGGCCACAGTGGTGTAGTAATCTCTCGATCACAGTATGATTACTAAGAGAGATTTGTTGATAAATTTGACTTTTAATTGTAGAGGGTTTGCAATGCAAGaacagaaatacattgtattaccatTTGGAAGTGCATCTAATACATCAACATAttctttcaaatttcatttcccTCAAAAGAATTGAACTTAGTTCTTGAAGCTCATGAAAAACCGTTTAACTAGTTCCATAATTTCTCCAAAGTTACCCACTATCAACTTTTAATACCTGTTTATTCGCGAGGACAGTCAAACAGGAATTTCAATCCTTTGCGaatatttgtatgaaaatgACAACTCTGGAGTCTTGTGGAGTCCTTGACTCTAATACATTTTACCACTCACAGATCTtagtcatttctagatcagcaTTCTCGATATCATGTATTCATGAATATATCTAAAGAGGTAAATTcatgaaataaagtatttgCAAAAATCTAAGTGTTTACAGTAAAAAGGTTCATTTTTCTTTTATAGCATTTTAGGAAAAAAAGGATATTTATACAacagaaaaatatattcaatataagAGATAGTACAGTCATCTTTTAGATACTGTTTCATTACACAAACTCACCAAGataatgatataacaaaataaagcaaaatattGCACTCTTTACTGTTCAGGTCCAACAGCCGCACGCCATTATAAAACTCTTAACTTCCTGTAAACGTTAAACGTCATCCTCAAAACACTTTACAAACATCGATTATGCTGTataacattaatgtatattCAAACCAGAGTTCAAATTTTATTAGTTGGTATTAAATCTTCATACATGTAGGTTAGTTACCTGAAATATTCATCCAATTGTTCAAATTCAAATGCAGAATataaaggaggtggtgcataggagggctaaaACGGCCCACAGCGattttttcccggaaacatatttttgtcaaaagcataatatccccgattatgtgggaggaattaatttccattcctcaatgtatatattctttttttggtgatttcattatttccccatcaTACTGtataagaagctaatgttttgaccacaaattattatagaacacatttttatttcctatttgtgaaacaaattcaccccatttgtttaaggtttaattttgtatatgaatcatcacgctccgtgacactaaaattaaatttcagcctaatttgatgtcttctttgtgaaaatcattgtttttaacttttcatttaaagtctaataccacaaagttattgattgagtactatcaaaatttccggttagaaataatctatggatattcataaacatttaatgaaacaaatttatttggtgaattactggatatgccaagattttattatgttaaatgcatacaccctcaattttggacaacatatcaaagtaccgaaagtactgaaaaatagaggcaaatgctaaaaatccaaaaaaaataacaatgcaatcagactttactgcttgtgtcagacagggtgctcctttttaaccctttgttttttaatacaatttacttcatgacctttctttgtatgcaaaaatcttttgttatccagtaatttttgatgattttttttggtggtgtattaagattaatatgcaaacatgttttttaaaagcaaaatttgatagtactccaacgattattacattttatctactttacaaataaaaaaaaaattcaagaaggtaaatttttaactgatgattttgttaaaaaacctgtaattacactttctattatacaaattcatactaaacacacgtttttataaaatataacatcacatgagactatcaatgcaatatgaaatttatcaagtacttttgtacgagaaatatattgaatttaaaaggggagggtacacatttttttcagaaatcatgttaggtggcgctgcgtatacatcatttgccaattttcgttttagtgtctaaaatgacatgtatttggtaaaagtctatcataatatcatacataaaataagattcggccgtgggccgccatgcaccacctcctttcaATGGAAACACAACCAGTAGATTTTAAGATTAGAACAAATACTAGTTGActacaattaaataatttgcaaataataataaaaaaaaatcacaattgtaatttcaaaacattcctattccatttcaaaaaataatctGCACCAGTGCCAATTGATATTGAGGAAAGTTTGAAACATGTCGATAAACAATGCACTaataatatttgattatttcacttgaaatgttgatattgaatCTACCCTCATTTCCTATTAAGCCTCATGTAATGCCTCCGTTATGTGCTTTCATCTATGCCTTTATAATCTACCAAATGTTTCTGTTAATATCACATCTACCGAATGTTTCTGTtaatatcacagaaaatgtACTGGCAATTTACAAAGATACAGCAGATATCGAATGTCTCTTTATCAGCCACCTGACCGACTCCCAACATATTAAATTTTCACTTTTCTTattatcatatcaatatgtCTTCCTTTTGTACAATAATGCTCTAAACTTCttcaaaatatcataaattGGCTGGAAAACCGACAGTGCAATGAGATTTACTGTTCAGAGACAGTACTTAACTGTCTGTTCAGAGACAGTACTTAACTGTCTGTTCAGAGACAGTACTTAACTGTCTGTCTGTTCAGAGACAGTACTTAACTGTCTGTTCAGAGACAGTACTTAACTGTCTGTTCAGAGACAGTTTAACAAAAATTTAGTTCATACTCTGATGACAAGATTACACAGACATTCTAACAGTATACACAGGTTAATATTTACAAAGGTTTCAATATTTCTAGGTTACGACGAACATAAATAATGCTGATATCCTTATCGttgtaaatacaaatatagtGTCATCTTGGTACACTCCTCAATTAACACAATAATCACTATTAATGTGATATTCACACTGCCagacatgtacaatatttatcctACAACAAgcccatgtctagtaataagcccatctggaatactgtataacatgtaacgtttgttgtgtataaactttcgtTGTTTTCATGGTTGCTATGGAACCATGATATCAAATACAACAAATGTTGCTCTTTGTATTATTTTTGCATGGGCTAATCTAGAAAGTTTGTAcccatgaaataatttgaaggCTCAAAACCCGAAAGAAAGTACACCCAAGCATTTCATGTAATACAGTATGCACCAGGTATTGCCGATACATAATTAACCAAATGGCTGATAAACGATATATACAGTTATCATAACTAGTATGGCACAGCTACTGTTAATGTATTCAAAAGTATGTAAACCTAACATGGGATACCTCTAAGGCCAATCCCATCCTGAAATATTGACTCAAGCTTTACTTCAAATGTTTTACGTCGTAgtacaaaagacaaaatttgaaaattcactACTGGTTTGATGACACTTTGCAATTTCCACTCGGAAAGCTTTTAAAAATCACTTGCCCTAAAAACTTTGATTTTAAACTGTCCTTTGCTGGATCGCTTGTGAAAACCTTGCAAGCTCAACACATTCTAGATCACTCAAACTCACAGGAGTAaaacaattgtttgtttttacttaAACTCAGATCATTTAAAAACCCTGCATGTACATCTCACGTTTACTCTTCCTTAGAAAAGCCAAAATCTTTGCAGGTCCCCTATGGGTCAAAAACTCAGTACAGGTACaggtttatatacacatataatattTTCATGGCTGATCAAACTTTAATATGTCTTAACATGGTCTCACTTAAACTCAGATGAGTCAAAAACTCAAAATCATggatgtacagtggaccctcgataatccgaacaccttcgttcccagtccaaaccgtccggattacgagttttccggactaccgaatttcgtgtaccaggtcaaaaaaattgtcgtgtaagagttatctcccttgattatatacaatctgcgggacgtttcataaacacgtctaattgtcagactttttaacaataaatatacttatgtttctgatatgattttttctttttttagaaagtaaaaaaataaactatctttttaaaagaacatgtaaagcgaaagtgttttatttatagcgggcatgtgtgacctacaaacaacatacatgtgtcatgtcccggaggttcacaaacaagtagaaattgcaaacgttaaataccttaaataaaatacccggattttacaacttaccgtcagtccatgttttttatgatttttacgtaccaaaaaccccaagctatctatttaaaagtacgcgacaccagcgagaactacccaagatgtccaTAATTATtcaacccgtattcacttaacaatgcgatgcttaattaagtatcagatGACTATtaactaatttgtgtgtaatcaacccagttcttgtaatcactgcttaatacgtaaatgtgtttgtaattaataacatgcatctttcaatgagtcgtcgtttcatGTAACGTTAACGGTGTTACAatgccgatatccgtgtttacccaatacaagtgttaatgatgttaatttaccgatcataaattgaACTgaatgtttgtgcataaattctgtaacattaaatgatttaggtcgtagagaaaaagcaatgtaccgttataaaaacaaaagctacatattgtaacacaggtaaacacccggggctatgacctggcagtggtcgctatgactacgcacactgtcaagcgatagtctgtacagctgtcgacacgggtgacttgccccgacatttttttctcctcatggtgaaaaaatcgtccggattattgagggaaatttactaatgaaaagtatgttccgttcccaaaatgggcttccggaatcggaatccgaatttccggactggtgagtacaaataacgttacggaaatccgttcccgtgcatttccgtccggactgtgagttttccggactatcggcgtccggattatcgcgggtccactgtatacaaTCGACTGGAGTTTAATCAAACACAGAGCAGTTTAAATCTCAGACCAAGTGACTGTAGTTAACAtatcaaacataaactacaGACCTCTAAGAGGTGGAATATAATTTGATAGGAAATGTGCAACAAAAATTCAATCACATTTTGCATcataacaatataaacatttcaaaatttccaTATTTCTCAAACAAGTCCTGATAAAATCCACAATATTaaaacagacatatatatgtttttatatatataatgctacacCATATATCTAacttatatacaattatatacaccTGAACATTTACCGGTACCTCAGTTTATGGATAATATTTAACCGATACTTTAACTACACGATATGTACATCCTTCATACTTTAAAGCCATATTGTTCtaacagaacctcacaaattCAAACTCTCATTTCTTAGAAAACTTTTATCCAGGTGTAAACATTTTAAAGGGAACTGAAATATTATCCTTCCTGCTACATCAATCACAAGAAAATTCAATCCAAGTATCATTTTACTCTGGAGTATCTAGTGCAtggatttatatacatgtacatgcatcaTATACACATAATTGGTTCATCATAATGTATAACGATTTTTAAAGTTCTGTAGACAAAATCTGTATTCTTTAAatgtggaaatttacgcgagagGGAAATTTACGCTACTTATGCGGAtcccttttgatcgcgaaaatttcccccatgtgtattattttgatattaattcgAGTAAACTCGACctacaaacgaaggtgggtTGATAACGAAAATTACCCCGTgcatatagtttacatatcgaaatcgcgaaattaaacCCCCGCAAAAATAACCGTGTTTACAGTAATGTTGGCTTGGCTGTCTTTTCTTTGTAGACttgatttaatttcaacaaatcTTATTGACTTTTCATATGTCAATTGGCTAGGAAATCAGGTTAGGCCTATTTAAATCCTTTCCTTTGTAGATATATGACACTGGCTATAACAGGTTTGTAATCTATCGTGGCAGCAACATTCCAGATATTGTCAAAAGTTTGCACCTTTAGCGTTACCGAGTATACTGCACTTTCAGTcacatttttaaacaaaaaacaaatctCGCAATTACCGACTCAACCAATCACAATTATTATATCATAAGATTTTTGGCAAATTGTGTATAATATTTGCAGATAAGACATCTTTTTAAGACTGGATAAACACAAAACtacaaatatgtacaaaaaatCATAACAATTTCATCTACACAGCCATTACGTCCTACAGTGTATGACAGAATTCTAtaacttttatttcaaatttgaaatatattgtagTATCCTTTTCTCGCGTAATTTGACGGAAAGCGTAACTGTATATCATTTAGTTGATAAACATTGTGATTAATGATTACATCAATAATTGTTGAATACAGCTTGGCTGATGTAAACAGGAACTGCTCGCacattttaaaggttttttcaGTTGCCGCAAGAATTGGGAACCCGCAATAGAACAGAGTATATATCATCTTTTATCTATTATGAAACGTTTTACTAAACTAACCAACAGGTAATTACATGAATAGacaataaacatacatacagcTCTCAACAAAATTTGAAGCGGACAAGTAGgaattttgttttctaaaatatacataagtaatatttaacataaatcaaatattatatatatgaatgtctAGCATTGGTATGGGAAATTAAAACTTCTCTGTTTTGTCCCACGATTTGTAAAGATAACAGTTCTAAATGTAGACTGTACAAACTTCTTTGGTTAATTTCCTTTGAGAAGGACTACTAATATATTAATCTAACTTCAACTAatgaatatgatttatttatgGCTTGCTGCTTCttatttttatatcatgatatttgaaatgtttattaatTTTTATCTTTCATTTAAAAGACACATTTAAACGTTTTTTTGTATAGATATTATACAATagaatatgaaattgaaattttccatgAAAAACTATTATTTACCAGTAGTTTCTAGTGTGAATTTCTTCAGCCACAGCAGTTAACTAAAAAGAAgcataaaaataaaagaaaaaaaaaatattagaagaTCAACTTCCTTTGCACCAagactgtatactgtgtattaatataaaataaagatttCTGGAATTAAGTTCAATAATTTGCATCAAGTATTGTTTACACTTCAATACATTGGTTTCTGCCATGAAACTAAGTTCATTATAATGATCCATATATTGTGGCCTACGAGTTGTCTCCCCTCACCAGTATAAGACTGGACCCCACATCATGGATCCTAGGGCGGCCCCAGCTACCATGCCCATGGCCAGATCACCTCCATCGTATCGTCGGCGGCCGTACAGGTACTGATCTTGTAAGTTGTTCACATATACTATGTTGCTTGCAGGCTGACTTGCAGGTGGGGCCATAACTAGGAAAaattaaggtcaaaggtcacattacACACACTACAGCTATTGCTTTTCAGTGAAATTACTAACAGATGTGATTTCACTGCCCTAAGAGAAGCCTTTTTCCTGACTTATTGTCAGATGTTATGTGATGCCCCTCgtggttttcttttttttaaattacaaagcAAAATCCAAACGTAGACgctgatgtatatgtataccgGATAGAAGTACCtaacaatgtattttattgaCCAGGTATGTATTTATTGTGAGTCTGGTATAGAGGTCTGCAAAGTCCTGAACCAAAAATAAACTTACCTTAATCGTTAAATTACATATGAACCAAGAATTTGACAAGTACTAGAAATGGATTTGACAGGAGTTTGTAAATTTAAAGGTAATTCTTCATCAGACAATGCAtaagatattttacctgttgtgTAAGGGTTGGTAGATATCACCTGTCCTGGATAATAGTATTGGACCTGCTGTCGTGGGTACACCACACTGTTGGCACCAGCAACCTGGTACGGATAGGACCGTAGATCTGTAGCTAGATTGGTAGTGTAGAGAGGTGGTACTGCTGTGTAGGGAGGTGGTAGAGCATGTACAGCTGACCCAGGGGGGAGAACTCTTGCCTCCTCTAGAGCTATCTGCCATGCCCTAGAGTAGCAAAAAAAGTATTTAAGTTTCCGTCGGTGACAATTCATCACAAATGTTTCTGACAATcttaaattattgtattttctagCCAGAAAGGACATATCAAAATGCATCATTAAATTATGGAAATATGTACAACTGGAATATGTTTGTTAAGCATGTATGCCCTACTTCAGATCAGGAGCAGAATGTAAATGTGAGCTACAGTCCAAAACATGTCAAATAGTTCACAGTATTATATACCAGACCCTATAATTACAGCTCCCACAcagtatatcagtataatatccCTAATCTGCAAGATAAGCTCTATAAAACTTCTGAACCAAATTTGTGACGGAGGAACACTATATATGCCTTCGTTCACAGCTGGCGAAGCGAACACATAAACTGATTTTACTTACCTCATGTCATCTGGGTCCTCAGCACAGAGTCGGAGTTCTCCATCACGAAGGATCAGCGTAAGAAGGCAATCCTTTGTCTTACCCTCGGGAGCTGAATTTTCACACTGTAAAACCAATGAAATTTATCTCAGATTCAAACTGGTACTGGTTGTTTATCGCCCCATGATCATTTTCAGGTGATAAATCTTTGTACTTGCTGGTGGCTTTCTCACTTACAACATAGCGGAGGTCCGTTACATATACCCATAAAAACTGTGGACATGAGGACACAACTATGACAGCAAAGGACAATCTGTGATCTTAGCTTCCTAAAAAACACAATACAGCCTAGATGGGGATTAAAgcacacacctcagatctgaGGATCCCAAGTTAAGTCGCCAATATTCTATCAATTAAGCTATCCTAGCCCTGGCAGCATACAGCTAGAATAATcttttcaaaattgataaatatactactatagtacatgtaaactatatattacTATACTGTGAGATGACGATGACCACATCAACCAGAAATCACAACATCGTTTTATCAGAGACATCATAACTGTTAGGTCTCTTttataagaaaacaaaatttgtttcagtaacatacaacatagcaatggtattttttgtttgtttttaattttcattaatcaataTTTTCTATGTAATTTTACAGTACATTTCCACTCattaatttatctattatagaaTAGGACCATGAACCTAAGTACATTTTAATGGATGATTGTGAGTTTTAAAATATTAGGCCAAGCCTCACGACATCCCTGACTGCATGCATGGTAATAGGTAAAAGGGCACCTGGGAATGCCGTTGTGGAGCCATATTGCTTTTGATAAACATATAATTTTGTTacgttttgtttgtattttaacaaaatactaAAATTGTGGCCTAAATCCTTTAATAGATTACCGAGAAATTATGTAAAGTATTGGACACTTGAAAAGTATTTCTTGTTTTGCCTGATACTCACCAACTGACCCGCCTGTATAGCACTACAAACGGCCCTTACTACGATTCGGGCCTCAGGTTCGTGACTGTTGGGACTCTCAAAATATCGAAGGTCACCATCTTGGTATAACACAAACCAAGTCTTCTTCCAACGACGGAGTATTGTACctagaaaacaataaaatatatattgaattgtTATCACAGCATAAGTACTGCAATCCCTGTGTACAATGTCTTTGCCCTTTTTGGCTCTCTCACCCTTTTAACAAATTTGCCTGGTGTTGAAAGAGAGCACTTTCCCATGATGCAATGGGAAAGTGTTTTGAAAAAGGAAAGTTTCTACCGAAAGTGTCGAAAGTTGGagtttcaaaataatttattgatcAAATGATGTATAGGAACACTAATTGAGAACTAACACTTAAATTTTTAAGTTGGGGC
Protein-coding regions in this window:
- the LOC117319031 gene encoding pleckstrin homology domain-containing family B member 2-like, producing SENKKKMTLEIAKAGWLYRQSTILRRWKKTWFVLYQDGDLRYFESPNSHEPEARIVVRAVCSAIQAGQLCENSAPEGKTKDCLLTLILRDGELRLCAEDPDDMRAWQIALEEARVLPPGSAVHALPPPYTAVPPLYTTNLATDLRSYPYQVAGANSVVYPRQQVQYYYPGQVISTNPYTTVMAPPASQPASNIVYVNNLQDQYLYGRRRYDGGDLAMGMVAGAALGSMMWGPVLYW